In Bacteroidota bacterium, one DNA window encodes the following:
- a CDS encoding LemA family protein yields the protein MKKSWLIIGSILFVVIVLFSWWRSTYNGMVQLDQNIKESIGNLNTAYQRRSDLIPNLVSTVQGSVQAERSTLDAVISARARATSVQLTPEALKDPQAMANFEKMQGELSGALSRLLVTVEKYPDLKSQANFQTLMSQIEGAENRVATERKTYNERVKEYNTRILSFPASIIAGMSGFKEYQVFQAAQGAENAPKVNFGTEPTQAPASQEPAPSTAPEPKNGVARPSK from the coding sequence ATGAAAAAGTCATGGCTTATTATCGGCTCGATCCTCTTTGTAGTGATCGTGCTTTTCAGTTGGTGGCGCAGTACCTATAATGGCATGGTACAGCTCGACCAAAACATCAAGGAATCGATCGGCAACCTCAATACCGCCTATCAGCGTCGAAGCGATCTTATCCCGAATCTTGTGTCCACCGTCCAGGGCTCGGTACAAGCCGAGCGCAGCACGCTCGATGCGGTCATTAGCGCCCGCGCCCGTGCGACGAGCGTTCAACTCACGCCCGAGGCCCTCAAGGATCCGCAGGCAATGGCGAATTTCGAGAAAATGCAGGGCGAGCTTTCGGGCGCGCTCTCGCGTCTGCTGGTCACGGTCGAGAAATACCCCGACTTGAAGTCGCAGGCGAACTTCCAAACGCTCATGTCGCAGATTGAAGGCGCCGAAAACCGGGTTGCAACCGAGCGCAAGACATATAATGAACGTGTGAAAGAGTACAATACCCGTATCCTCTCGTTTCCGGCCAGCATTATCGCCGGGATGAGCGGATTTAAGGAATACCAGGTGTTCCAAGCTGCCCAAGGAGCCGAAAATGCGCCAAAAGTGAACTTCGGCACCGAACCGACCCAGGCACCTGCGTCGCAGGAGCCCGCTCCGTCAACTGCACCAGAGCCCAAGAACGGGGTTGCCAGACCGTCGAAATGA
- a CDS encoding T9SS type A sorting domain-containing protein: protein MPTLRLVTVQLLIATGLFALLASISFAAKPLLASTVMVPEQSSLCERLANWKGYAPSNWQEARMQYDTLRMYVENCAATDPLAYLAFPDLDGDMRVLAVDTTIYNQYRDWLVSVLNLGAQGSAYYCRCLGSIAGTYQHYKGYDPTICNLAVLEYIRDHSPCTGGSGLDSQISKDSIYAWQHGQDPSHSIPLDSLGLGFLLTNGVKTPSVTPTSTFLSSFASSPNPFVNETELSFTLNRMTYVTISIYDELGRMVWGDGKGRSLDAGSHTIRIDGTSLPSGTLYARISTGFGEVKTVKLVHQE, encoded by the coding sequence ATGCCTACCCTCCGCTTGGTGACCGTCCAGCTTCTGATCGCGACAGGTCTCTTTGCCTTACTTGCGTCAATCTCCTTCGCCGCGAAACCATTGCTTGCCTCAACAGTCATGGTGCCTGAACAGTCGTCGCTCTGCGAACGACTAGCCAATTGGAAGGGATATGCTCCATCGAACTGGCAGGAAGCACGAATGCAGTATGACACCCTACGCATGTACGTAGAAAATTGTGCGGCTACGGATCCGCTTGCGTACCTTGCATTCCCCGACCTGGATGGGGACATGCGTGTTCTTGCGGTGGATACGACTATCTACAATCAGTACAGAGACTGGCTTGTCTCAGTGCTCAATCTCGGAGCCCAGGGTAGTGCATACTACTGTCGGTGTCTTGGCTCGATCGCTGGTACTTACCAACACTATAAGGGCTACGACCCAACGATCTGCAACTTGGCAGTACTGGAGTATATTCGGGACCACTCACCTTGTACTGGAGGTAGTGGACTGGATAGCCAAATTTCGAAGGACAGCATATACGCTTGGCAGCATGGCCAAGATCCGAGTCACTCAATCCCGCTGGACTCTCTCGGTCTCGGGTTCCTGCTAACAAACGGCGTGAAAACGCCTTCTGTTACTCCGACGTCAACCTTCCTTTCTTCGTTCGCGAGCAGCCCAAACCCATTCGTGAATGAGACAGAACTCTCGTTCACGCTCAACCGCATGACCTACGTGACCATCTCGATCTACGACGAACTCGGCCGCATGGTCTGGGGTGACGGCAAGGGCCGCTCGCTCGATGCGGGGTCGCATACGATCCGCATTGACGGCACGTCTCTACCAAGCGGCACCCTCTATGCCCGCATCTCGACCGGCTTCGGTGAGGTGAAGACGGTGAAGCTCGTGCATCAGGAGTAG
- a CDS encoding acyl-CoA dehydrogenase, with amino-acid sequence MNFNLSDDHIAIRDAAREFAENEIAPSAVERDKTGEFPAEIVKKLGELGFMGMMVSPEYGGAGLDAVSYVIAMEEVSKVDASVSVVMSVNNSLVCWGLETYGTEEQKKRILTPLASGQKLGAYCLSEPGVGSDATQQATTAKRDGNDWIIDGAKNWITNGTSADYFIVFAQTDASKKHKGITAFILEKGMPGFEHGLKEDKLGIRSSDTCSLAFTGVRVPDANRLGNEGEGFKIAMETLNGGRIGIAAQALGIASGAYEKAVKYSFERHAFGQPINQLQAIQFKIAEMATKIEAARLLIMRAARCKDNHESYIKEAAMAKLYASTIAFEVANEAVQIHGGYGYVREYLVERALRDAKITQIYEGTSEIQHIVIARQLLKEYSL; translated from the coding sequence ATGAATTTCAATCTGAGCGACGACCATATTGCCATCCGCGATGCCGCGCGGGAATTTGCCGAGAACGAGATCGCACCGAGTGCGGTCGAACGCGATAAGACCGGCGAATTCCCCGCCGAGATCGTGAAGAAGCTCGGCGAGCTTGGCTTCATGGGCATGATGGTCTCGCCGGAGTACGGCGGCGCCGGACTCGATGCGGTCAGCTACGTCATCGCCATGGAAGAGGTATCCAAAGTGGATGCATCGGTGTCGGTGGTCATGTCCGTGAATAATTCGCTTGTGTGCTGGGGCCTCGAGACCTATGGCACCGAAGAACAGAAAAAGCGTATCCTCACGCCGCTCGCCAGCGGACAAAAACTCGGCGCATATTGCCTGAGCGAACCGGGCGTCGGCTCCGATGCAACGCAGCAGGCGACGACCGCCAAGCGCGACGGCAACGACTGGATCATCGACGGTGCGAAGAACTGGATCACCAACGGCACGTCGGCCGATTACTTCATCGTCTTCGCCCAGACCGATGCATCGAAGAAGCATAAAGGCATCACTGCCTTTATCCTCGAGAAGGGCATGCCGGGTTTTGAGCATGGTTTGAAAGAAGACAAACTTGGTATTCGCTCGTCGGATACATGCTCGCTTGCGTTCACGGGCGTCCGCGTGCCGGATGCGAACCGTCTCGGCAACGAAGGCGAAGGCTTCAAGATCGCGATGGAAACGCTCAACGGCGGACGCATCGGCATCGCCGCACAAGCGCTCGGCATCGCAAGCGGCGCATACGAGAAGGCAGTGAAGTACTCGTTCGAGCGTCACGCGTTCGGTCAGCCGATCAATCAGTTGCAAGCGATTCAATTCAAGATCGCCGAGATGGCGACGAAGATCGAAGCCGCACGCCTGCTTATCATGCGCGCTGCCCGTTGCAAAGACAACCACGAGAGCTACATCAAGGAAGCGGCGATGGCGAAGCTCTACGCTTCGACGATCGCATTCGAAGTGGCGAACGAAGCAGTGCAGATCCACGGCGGCTACGGCTACGTCCGCGAGTATCTCGTCGAGCGCGCACTTCGCGACGCGAAGATCACGCAGATCTACGAAGGCACATCGGAGATCCAGCACATCGTCATCGCACGACAGTTGCTCAAAGAGTATAGCCTCTGA
- a CDS encoding glycosyltransferase, translating to MKYRSIREMVEPELQRWRRVRRVAAVGYIVLNAIYMVYRFTIINPHSLLLSWSYFVAESFQFVLGLTYIFMSWQFRRRTSLPPLPGASVEVWVPVYREPLDVIRRTLAAARRIDYPHDTRVFDDGRRPEVRAIAEELGVAYFSRPQNIDAKAGNLNFALSQSRAEFIMVFDADHIALPSALDDLLGYFADETVALVQSPQDYYNTDAFQYFNAKRRGGIWHDQSFFYLFGLPSMDRDNSASCVGTGVVYRRSALAEIGGIPTDTATEDIHTSLRLMKHGWKTVFHNDPVAYGIAAANLEEYYKTRHRWAHGNLHVLSLERVPFTKGLTLRQRLHHLSLGLIYLEGWQQLLLLLIPVVALLTGWQPFVITPLNVLIVLFYPLVSILLLQELGSGYSRIWANEIFSMARWPVHIISVLGVFRRKILWKTSSKLLQTQTTISRVLPQLVIFLLSAIGLGVAIATLIAHFDSGILLSGQVSDMTKPLEQGYTVDILVVAGGWALYNMIRVGVFLKRAWHVSDSSDEHYRFTLQLPMRCDGVAGKMWVATTWISETALAFVTREVIATGSRIRCALPLPTGTVDVTLHGTRTQTRRDGTTEVECSLSTDDEHSQQRLIDALYSVYWYRDLRTNRPIFRTPLQWLAGLFRSTSLRRYRVLDRFAALRSNDGELVFAIVHDEEASPLLTTYQALVIGTQYTLHRNDSTSQEIIRIRIVSEDCSEWHHRIGEEGNSSHRYLFEVASSMQ from the coding sequence ATGAAGTATCGATCGATCCGTGAGATGGTGGAGCCCGAATTGCAGCGATGGCGCCGTGTGCGCCGCGTCGCGGCAGTCGGCTACATCGTGCTCAACGCCATCTATATGGTGTATCGGTTTACGATCATCAATCCGCATTCGCTCCTGCTCTCGTGGTCGTACTTCGTTGCCGAATCGTTTCAGTTCGTCCTCGGGCTCACCTATATTTTCATGTCGTGGCAGTTCCGCCGCCGCACGTCGTTGCCGCCATTGCCCGGGGCGAGCGTCGAGGTATGGGTGCCGGTCTATCGCGAACCGCTCGATGTGATCCGCCGGACTCTCGCTGCGGCGAGGCGGATCGACTATCCGCACGACACACGCGTCTTTGACGACGGCAGACGACCAGAAGTCAGAGCGATTGCCGAAGAACTCGGCGTCGCGTACTTCTCGAGGCCACAGAATATCGATGCAAAAGCCGGCAACTTGAATTTCGCGCTCTCGCAATCACGTGCGGAATTTATCATGGTCTTCGATGCCGATCACATTGCGTTGCCATCGGCCCTCGACGATTTGCTCGGATATTTTGCGGACGAAACGGTCGCGCTCGTGCAATCGCCGCAGGATTATTATAACACCGACGCATTTCAGTATTTCAACGCGAAGCGGCGCGGCGGAATCTGGCACGACCAGTCGTTCTTTTATTTGTTCGGTCTGCCGTCGATGGATCGCGACAACAGCGCGTCGTGTGTCGGGACCGGTGTCGTGTATCGCCGTTCGGCGCTCGCCGAGATAGGCGGCATCCCGACCGACACCGCGACGGAGGATATCCATACGTCGCTCAGACTCATGAAGCACGGCTGGAAGACCGTCTTTCATAACGACCCGGTCGCCTACGGCATCGCGGCAGCGAATCTCGAAGAGTATTACAAAACCCGTCACCGGTGGGCCCACGGCAATCTGCATGTGCTCTCGCTCGAACGCGTACCATTTACGAAGGGACTTACACTCAGACAACGTCTGCATCATCTCTCGCTCGGGCTGATCTACCTCGAAGGCTGGCAGCAGTTGTTATTGCTGTTGATCCCCGTCGTCGCGCTGCTGACCGGATGGCAGCCGTTCGTGATCACGCCGCTCAACGTATTGATCGTACTGTTCTATCCGCTCGTGAGCATACTGCTCTTACAAGAACTTGGAAGCGGATACTCGCGCATTTGGGCGAACGAGATCTTCTCGATGGCTCGATGGCCGGTGCATATCATCTCGGTGCTCGGGGTGTTCCGCCGTAAGATACTGTGGAAGACATCGAGCAAGCTCTTACAGACACAAACGACGATCAGCCGCGTGTTGCCCCAGCTCGTCATCTTTCTGCTGAGCGCGATCGGTCTTGGTGTTGCGATCGCAACGCTCATCGCTCATTTCGATTCGGGAATCCTACTGTCCGGACAAGTCTCTGACATGACGAAGCCGCTCGAACAAGGCTACACCGTCGATATTCTCGTTGTGGCAGGCGGGTGGGCGTTGTATAATATGATTCGCGTCGGGGTGTTCCTGAAGCGCGCATGGCATGTGAGCGATTCGAGCGATGAGCACTATCGTTTTACACTTCAGTTGCCGATGCGCTGTGACGGAGTAGCAGGGAAGATGTGGGTTGCCACCACATGGATCTCCGAGACCGCGCTTGCATTCGTCACCCGCGAAGTCATTGCAACAGGAAGCCGCATTCGCTGTGCGCTGCCGCTGCCCACCGGCACGGTCGATGTAACACTGCACGGAACGAGGACGCAGACGCGTCGCGACGGCACGACAGAGGTTGAGTGCAGTCTATCTACCGACGACGAACACTCGCAGCAACGGTTGATCGATGCACTGTATTCGGTGTACTGGTATCGTGATCTGCGTACGAACCGCCCGATCTTTCGAACGCCGTTGCAGTGGCTGGCCGGTCTGTTTCGCTCGACGTCGCTTCGGCGATATCGTGTGCTCGATCGATTTGCGGCACTTCGGTCGAACGACGGCGAACTCGTCTTTGCAATTGTTCACGACGAGGAAGCATCTCCGCTCCTGACGACATATCAAGCCCTTGTGATTGGCACACAGTACACACTGCACCGCAACGATTCGACATCGCAGGAAATTATTCGCATCAGGATTGTGAGCGAAGATTGCAGCGAGTGGCATCATCGCATCGGTGAGGAAGGAAATTCATCGCACCGATACCTCTTCGAAGTTGCTTCATCGATGCAGTGA
- a CDS encoding nitrogen fixation protein produces MLCPSVWPDMPGAQVFGVIDRSGEKPVLTPLQKPVPVTPEILELAAPADPALVFRFTGTCAESKCQHFDGHDCTLATRVVQLLPPVTDDLPICSIRPDCRWWAQEGRAACMRCPELVSHVYEPTITIAAVADPPTHASAIVSG; encoded by the coding sequence ATGCTCTGCCCAAGTGTATGGCCCGATATGCCGGGTGCGCAGGTCTTTGGCGTCATCGATCGTTCGGGAGAGAAACCGGTACTGACTCCGTTACAGAAGCCCGTACCGGTGACGCCGGAGATTCTCGAACTTGCCGCACCGGCTGATCCTGCGCTCGTCTTTCGGTTCACCGGGACCTGTGCCGAATCGAAGTGTCAGCACTTCGACGGACACGATTGCACGCTTGCAACACGAGTCGTCCAGTTATTACCGCCGGTCACCGACGATCTTCCCATCTGCAGCATCAGACCCGATTGCAGATGGTGGGCGCAGGAAGGTCGCGCAGCGTGTATGCGTTGTCCCGAACTCGTCTCGCACGTGTACGAACCAACGATCACGATCGCTGCGGTCGCCGATCCGCCGACGCATGCATCGGCGATCGTCTCCGGCTGA
- a CDS encoding aldehyde dehydrogenase family protein — MSQKFQNNIAGKWVDATGGKIFENRNPANWDDVIGTFPLSTPHDVDEAARAAAEAYKTWRLVPAPARGEIIRKAGELMIERKDEIAAIMTREMGKPLAETKGDVQEGIDTAFYCATEGRRLFGYNTPSELPNKMNLSFRVPVGVCGLITPWNFPMAIPTWNLFPGLVAGNTFVFKPAEDTPRTANVLLEILLEAGLPAGVVNIVHGIGSVVGAAIVDHPRITTISFTGSTTTGKTVAEKCGARAKHVCLEMGGKNAQIVMPDADLELALTGVLWGAFGTTGQRCTATSRLILHADIHDKFVEMLRARVSTLKLGDGLVAGTEVGPIVNEKQLRNVERYVRIGNDEGANCLLGGKAATGPGLEKGWFFEPTIFTGVTPTMTIAKEEIFGPVLSVLKCHSLEEAIEITNNVIYGLSSSIYTRDINAAMLAVRDIEAGITYINAPTIGAEAHMPFGGTKATGNGHREGGWAVFDFYTEWKSVYIDYSGHLQRAQIDN, encoded by the coding sequence ATGTCGCAAAAATTTCAGAATAATATTGCCGGCAAATGGGTCGATGCCACCGGCGGCAAAATCTTCGAGAACCGCAACCCTGCCAATTGGGACGATGTGATCGGGACATTTCCACTCTCGACGCCGCACGACGTGGACGAAGCCGCCCGTGCTGCGGCGGAGGCATACAAGACATGGCGGCTGGTTCCGGCACCGGCACGAGGCGAGATCATCCGCAAAGCAGGCGAACTCATGATTGAGCGTAAGGACGAGATCGCCGCTATCATGACTCGCGAAATGGGCAAGCCACTTGCCGAAACAAAAGGCGATGTGCAGGAGGGAATCGATACCGCATTCTACTGCGCCACCGAAGGCCGGCGGTTGTTCGGCTATAACACGCCGAGCGAGTTGCCGAACAAGATGAATCTCTCGTTCCGCGTGCCGGTCGGCGTCTGCGGACTCATCACGCCCTGGAATTTTCCGATGGCGATCCCGACCTGGAATCTGTTTCCGGGGTTGGTTGCGGGTAACACGTTCGTCTTCAAGCCCGCAGAAGATACGCCGCGCACGGCAAATGTGCTGCTCGAGATCTTACTCGAAGCCGGATTGCCTGCCGGAGTAGTCAATATCGTCCACGGCATCGGCAGTGTTGTCGGCGCGGCAATCGTCGATCATCCGCGGATCACGACGATCAGCTTCACCGGCTCGACAACGACCGGGAAGACGGTTGCCGAGAAATGCGGCGCACGCGCAAAGCATGTCTGCCTCGAAATGGGCGGCAAGAATGCGCAGATCGTGATGCCCGACGCCGATCTCGAACTTGCGTTGACGGGTGTGCTCTGGGGCGCCTTCGGCACGACGGGGCAGCGTTGCACCGCAACGTCGCGGCTGATCTTACATGCAGATATTCATGACAAGTTTGTCGAGATGTTGCGAGCGCGCGTTTCGACGCTGAAACTTGGCGACGGGCTTGTTGCCGGGACGGAAGTCGGTCCGATCGTAAACGAAAAACAACTGCGCAACGTCGAGCGCTACGTTCGCATCGGCAACGACGAAGGCGCCAATTGCCTGCTCGGCGGCAAGGCTGCGACCGGACCCGGATTAGAGAAGGGCTGGTTCTTCGAGCCGACGATCTTTACCGGCGTGACGCCGACAATGACCATTGCAAAAGAGGAGATCTTCGGGCCGGTGCTGTCCGTGTTGAAGTGTCACTCACTCGAAGAGGCGATCGAGATCACGAATAACGTGATCTATGGTCTTTCGTCGAGTATCTACACGCGCGATATCAATGCAGCCATGCTTGCCGTGCGCGACATCGAAGCGGGCATTACATACATTAACGCTCCCACCATCGGCGCCGAAGCGCACATGCCGTTCGGCGGGACGAAAGCAACAGGCAACGGCCACCGCGAAGGCGGCTGGGCTGTCTTCGATTTCTACACCGAATGGAAGTCGGTCTACATTGACTACTCCGGCCATCTGCAGCGCGCGCAGATCGATAATTAG
- a CDS encoding glycosyltransferase has translation MIITFVGPAQSRFVQNDIEILSRRHTLRLVDANVGRGSSAAMNLLKMEWEIIRKIFGSQALFFWFADYYSLIPTIVARLLGKKVYVVAGGFDVTYIPEVKSGARVRPLRWFLVRNTHRFATRVFPVSNYAQHLLDTNSVHHGPSEVIYNAVDTKRFPFSDRERQPIAITVTQLDIVLDYLLKGIDVFIKTAAAMPDVRFELVGIRGEALIHARNEAAGLSNITITEGPVKYETLLEYYHTASTYCQLSMDETFGVATAEAMSCGCIPVVSEVPSLREVTGETGYVVDRTDIQAVAAAIRRSFEATSDDRRRASEYVKQFDIDRRAEALLEAMG, from the coding sequence ATGATCATTACGTTCGTCGGTCCCGCACAATCGAGGTTCGTCCAGAACGATATTGAGATCTTGAGTCGCCGGCATACGCTGCGGCTCGTCGATGCCAATGTCGGGCGTGGAAGCTCGGCAGCGATGAACCTGCTGAAAATGGAGTGGGAGATCATCCGAAAGATCTTCGGCTCGCAGGCCCTCTTCTTCTGGTTCGCTGACTATTATTCGCTCATCCCGACGATCGTCGCCCGGCTGCTCGGCAAGAAGGTGTATGTCGTTGCCGGCGGATTCGATGTGACGTATATCCCGGAGGTCAAGAGCGGCGCGCGCGTGCGGCCGCTGCGGTGGTTTCTCGTGCGCAACACGCATCGCTTCGCGACGAGAGTATTCCCCGTGAGCAACTACGCACAGCATCTGCTCGATACGAACTCGGTGCATCACGGGCCGAGCGAGGTGATCTATAACGCTGTCGACACGAAACGTTTTCCCTTTTCCGACCGCGAGCGTCAGCCGATTGCGATCACCGTCACCCAACTCGATATCGTTCTCGACTATCTGCTCAAAGGCATCGACGTGTTCATCAAGACCGCCGCAGCAATGCCCGATGTGCGGTTCGAACTTGTCGGCATTCGTGGCGAAGCACTCATACATGCACGCAACGAGGCGGCGGGGCTATCGAACATCACCATCACCGAAGGGCCCGTGAAGTATGAGACATTGCTCGAATACTATCACACCGCATCGACGTACTGTCAGCTTTCGATGGACGAGACCTTCGGTGTCGCGACTGCCGAAGCGATGAGTTGCGGCTGCATCCCGGTCGTGAGCGAAGTGCCGAGCCTGCGCGAAGTCACCGGCGAAACAGGCTACGTGGTAGACCGTACGGACATCCAAGCCGTCGCAGCCGCGATCCGCAGGAGCTTCGAGGCGACCAGCGACGATCGCCGCCGCGCGAGCGAATACGTGAAGCAATTCGACATCGACCGGCGAGCGGAAGCGTTGCTCGAGGCAATGGGCTAA
- a CDS encoding type II toxin-antitoxin system HicB family antitoxin: MTIKVVLEKGEDGFIVAHCPSLKGCWSQGRTRDEAIANIREAIELYLEVEPVDLVVDEDHEVVELSL, from the coding sequence ATGACCATCAAAGTAGTCTTGGAAAAGGGTGAGGACGGTTTTATCGTGGCTCATTGTCCGTCGCTAAAAGGATGCTGGTCTCAAGGTCGCACGAGAGACGAAGCGATCGCTAACATCCGAGAGGCGATAGAACTCTACCTCGAAGTCGAACCGGTCGATCTTGTTGTCGACGAGGACCACGAGGTTGTCGAGCTTTCGTTATGA
- a CDS encoding type II toxin-antitoxin system HicA family toxin yields MKLPLLHAREVIAALTRLGFQESHRRGSHVKLVHQDGRVIIIPYHNPVDRFTLKGALRDAEISTEEFLNAL; encoded by the coding sequence ATGAAGCTTCCGCTATTGCACGCCCGCGAGGTGATCGCGGCTCTTACACGCTTAGGTTTTCAAGAATCGCATCGACGCGGCTCGCATGTGAAACTCGTGCATCAGGACGGCCGTGTAATCATCATTCCGTACCACAATCCTGTCGACCGTTTTACGCTCAAAGGCGCACTGCGGGATGCAGAGATCTCGACTGAAGAATTTCTCAACGCACTCTGA